A stretch of DNA from Gavia stellata isolate bGavSte3 unplaced genomic scaffold, bGavSte3.hap2 HAP2_SCAFFOLD_300, whole genome shotgun sequence:
CGGGACCGGCGCCACGGGCGGCACCGCCCTGCCCAGGCGGCGGGGGCTGCTCTGTACTGGTGTGCGCTGGTTTATGCTGGTCCGTAGTGGTTTATACTGGTCTGTACTGGTTTATAGTGGTCTGTACTGGGGTACCTGCTGGGCGAGCTCCTGGTGGGCGCCAGCACCAGGGCCTGGGTGGCCTTGAGGTCCAGCTCGATCTGCTGCAGGATGGAGATGGCAAAGGTGGCCGTCTTCCCCGTCCCCGACTGCGCCTGCGCGATGACGTCGTAGCctgggggggcgcgggggggtcAGGGGGGCGTGTGGGGCgatgggggggggtgggggaaccGTGGGGCAGCTCGGGGGGGGGAGGGGTACAGAAGGACTAATGGGGGCTATGGGGCACCTACAGGGTGTCTGAACCTATaggggagctgtggggcagttatggggctccctggggctataggggagctgtggggcagtTAGGGGGCTCACTGGGGCTATaggggagctgtggggcagtTAGGGGGCTCACTGGGGCTATAGAGGAGCTGTGGGGCAGTTAGGGGGCTCACTGGGGCTATaggagagctgtggggcagttatggggctccctggggctataggggagctgtggggcaggtATCAGAATCCTAAGAAGTGTACGTGACTATGGGGGGGTTATGGGGCACTTAcagggctccctggggctgtggggcgGCTGTACCCTTGATGCAGGGCAggatggtggggctggggggggctaTGGGGCGCCATGGGGCGGCCGTACCCTTGATGCAGGGCAggatggtggggctggggggggctaTGGGGCGCCGTGGGGCGGCCGTACCCTTGATGCAGGGCAggatggtggggctggggggggctaTGGGCGCCGTGGGGCGGCCGTACCCTTGATGCAGGGCAggatggtggggctggggggggctaTGGGGCGCCGTGGGGCGCCGTGGGGCGGCCGTACCCTTGATGCAGGGCAGGATCGCGCGCTGCTGGATGGCGGAGGGCTTCTCGAAGCCGTAGGCGTAGATCCCGCGCAGCAGCGCCTCCCCCAGACTCATCTCGTCGAAGCTGTCCACCACCTCGTGCCAGTTGCTCTGGGGGGGCAGCCGCCCCCAGTGactcccagtgcctcccagtaaCCGCCCAGTaaccccccagtgccccccagtaACCCACAATAAacccccagtgccacccagtcacccccagtgcctcccagtaacctcccagtgcccccccagtgtcccccagtCACCACCAGGGCCCTCCAATAAACCCCCAGTGCGACCCAGTGCGcacccagtgcctcccagtaaACCCCAGTCCCCCCCGGTGCCTCCCAGTAACCCCCTGGTGTCTCCCAGTAAACCCCAGTACCCCCTAGTATCTCCCAGTAACCCCCCAGAGCCTCCCAGTAACCCCCCAGTAACCCCCCAGTCACTCCCATGGCCCCCCAGTAAACCCTCAGTGCCTCCCAGTAAccccccagtgcctcccagtacagcccagagGCCCCAGCCAGGCCCCAcccccctcccagtccccctCCACCGCCCCCAGTTTGGCTGATCCCCCCCCATCTTCCCAGTACGGccccactcctctcccagttgcCCCAGTAAGGCCCAATCACGCTCCCCAGTCCCCCCAGCGAGGCCCCACAcccctcccagtccctctctacccccctcccagtgcccccagggaggccccgccccttcccagtccctcccagtatgttcccagtcctcccagtaaggccccgctcccccccgcccctcacCTCGATGACTCCGTCCGGCTCCATCCCCTCGGGGCCGCTGTcgcgggggctgccgggaaCACCCCTCCGTTAACCCCTGACCTCTGACCCCCCACTTCCGCCTGCCGCCGCCCCTGACCCGGATCACCCGTCCGCGCGCTCCAACACGTGGTGACGCCGGAAAagtcccgccccccccccacgGCGGCCAATGGGAGCGGCGGGTGGGGCGGGTGACGTCAGCGCCGCGTGCCCGGGCCGCAGGGACAATGGGCGCTGCGCGCGCGGCGGCGCCACCACgtggtgggggggaggggaaagaggaagaaaccgGTACCGGGAACGGGCGGAGGGGGGGAGGGATGTTTCCCGCTaccggggagggcggggggggggaggggacCCACCCCgcggaccccccccccgcccccactcccgggccgccccgccccccccccccgggggctccccccccccactctcccgggcccccccccgctGCTCGACCGCCTCCCGGTGCCCcccggggcccggcccccccctcaccccggtgccccccccccccccgcaccggCTCTCCTGACTCGCTGACATCCTCGGCAGGCCTCggggccccgcccgcccgcgcgcgCCTGATATAGCCCGCgcctggccccgcccccgccgcgcgcCCATTGGACGGCGCCCGCCGGCCAcgccctcctcccctcctcccgaCCGGCGCCAACGGGGCCGCGACGGCCATTGGTCGGGGAGGGGCCCAatgggagggggaaggggcGGGCCAGCAGGCGGAAAGGGCGGGGCGCCGCGGCACCCACGTGGGCGGACAcgcgctggggggggggggggggggggcccctTTGTGTGCGCGCCCCTCCCCCCGCGCCGGACTCCTGGGCCCCCCCCGGGTGGGGGAGGGGTCCCCCGGACGTCTGTGtccccccggggcgggggggaggggtgCCGCCCCAACCGGTTCCCCCACGCGGTGACGCCCCGAAACCCCAcggaggggggaggggggggcccCTCTGTGTCCCCCGCGAGccccccccggtgtcccccAAATGCCCTCatccccccactgcccccccgtgtccccccccagtgtccccccatcccctgacCCCCCCGACCCCTCCCAGTGTGTCTCCCCTCCatgtcccccccatccctgaCCCCCCCAATGACCCCCCTGTCCCCCATACCGACCCCCCCCAATGTCCCCTCTTCTGACCCCCCCAATGTCCCCCTCATCTTCTGACACCCCAATGACCCCCGTCCCCTTCCCACTGTCCCTGacccccccatgtcccccccatcCTGACCCCCCCCACTGTCCCCTGACCCCCCCTCTTCTGACCCCCCCAATGTGcccccatcccctctcccctcccactgtcccccccatcccctgacCCCCCAATGTCCCCCATCTTCTgacccccccccatcccctgacccccctccctgtcccccccaatGTCCCCTCTTCTGACCCCCCCCACttgcccccccatcccctgacccccccccccccactgtCTCCTGAccccccccactgcccccccatcccctgaccccccccccccggtccctgacccccccccccgtacACACACCCCCCACGCCGCCGTCTCCAAACTCCACCGTTTATTCCCGGCTCAGCACCGCCCGTACAAaacccccccccggcccggcggggagggggggtggggggttcagcccccccccgcgccctgtgtgcccccccccgcgcccccccctcAGAGGGACAGTTTGCAGTGACACAGCTCCTTGTACATCAGCCGCCGCAGCTGCGGCATGTCCCTGCTGCGTGAAGCTGAACGGCCGCCCCAGCGCCAGGAACTTGCagtactggggggggggggcacgggggggggtcacggcgggggggggacacacagacaCGAGTGGGGGGGTCCCACAACAGCCTCCCCccccaggccctgccctgccccacgtggctctggggacagggagagagccCACCCCTTGTCGTCCCCCCACCGTGTCCCCaagtgtgtgtcccccccatccccctgcacccccagtgccccccagaccacctctgcccccccatccctgtgtgtgccccccccatccctgtgtgtgcccccatgtcccccccaaGGACCCCCCCCCAAACGTTGTGCTCCCCCCAGGTGCCCTCTGCCCCACCCCATCCCCCCCAGGGGGTCCCACACCCCCATGGCCCCACCCCCATGTcatgtgtgtccccccccagtgccccccaacccccccaggaccccccaaaAGGTTCTGGTCCCCCAAGACCCACAATGTCCCTCTGTTCCCCCCCAGGGGGTCCTACACCACCCATGACCCGCCCCCCGATGCCACGCCCCCCCGATGCCACGCCCCCCCGATGCCACGCCCCCCCACCTGCAGCACGAAGGCGCCGCAGTCACTGTCGTTGTTCTGGCGGGCGACgttctggggaggggggagagagcgGTGAGGGACCCCGGTGTTGGGGGGGGACCCCGGTGTCGAGGGGGGACCCCGGTGTTGGAGGGGGACCCCGGTGTCGGGGGGGGACCCCGGTGTCGGGGGGGACCCCTCAGGCACCTGGGGAGGGGACACCCGGCCTCGGGGGGTCTCACCATCTTGAAGGCGCCCCGCCAGCCCTCCCGGAAGTCGGGCGCGCTCCTTCTTGTCGGCCTCGGCCTGCAGGTACCGGCAGATGTGCTGCCGCAGGGGCGGGGTCAGCCTGGGGCGGGGCCTGGGGCGGGGCCTGGGGTGGGCCACACCCCTCCCAGCAGGCCACACCCCTGGGGTGAGCCAAGCCACGCCCCCCCAGGACTGGTTCTCTACACCAACCATTGAGCCTTGCACACAGGGGGAGACACGCCCCGCCCACCCCCCGGGGCCCACAAGGCTCCGCCCACCCCCCGGGGCCCACAAGGCTCCGCCCACCAGTTATGCTCCACCCCATGCCAAGCCAAGCCCTGCCCCAAGTATAAGCACCACCCTTAGAGAGGGCTCCGCCCCAGCAGTGCCAAGCTCCACCCCCAGAGTAAACCAGGCTCCGCCTCCAGACCAGGCCCCGCCCCTGAAAACCACTCCCAGTCGGGGCCATAGGGGCTTGATCCAGCAGCCCCCCCCTCTGGCCCCGCCCCCAACCCCACTGGCCCCACCCCCTCTGCCTCAGGCCCCGCCCCTTTAGCCCCTCCCACCCCAGGGGGCCATAGGGGCTGATGCAGTCCCCCCCTTCACCCCCACCCCTGCCAGGCCCCGCCCCTCTGGCCCCGCCCCAACCCCACTGGCCccaccccctccaccccaggccCCGCCCCTTTAGCCCCTCCCACCCCAGGGGGCCATAGGGGGCTGATGCAGTCCCCCCCTCACCCTgcccccgggccccgcccccCTCTGGCCCGCCCCCTCTGGCCCCGCCCACCTTGGGGCAGCGGCGGTTGAGGGTGCGCTGGGAGTCGAAGTAGGTGATGCGGCGACGGGCGACGTCGACGGCCACGAGGGACCAGTGGACCTCCAGGTGGATGGGGatcagcagcagctccttccgAAGATGTCCACCTGCCGCGGGCGGGGTCAGCGCGGGGCACGCCCCCCCCAAGCTCCACCCCCTCAGGCCCCTCCCTGCCCCCGAGCAGCACAGCACTGGCAGCGGGGAAGGCCCCgcccacagcagcacaggccCGCCTCCTCCTGAGAGGCCCCActcctccccacagcccaggcCACGCCCCCCAGCTACACAAGCCCCGCCCCACAGTGCCCCACCCCTATGGCTGGGGGCCCTCATAGACCCACCCCTGCAGTGGCCCCGCCCCCAACTGCACAGACCACACCTCCTCCTCATTAGCCCCGCCCCACAGCACAGGCCCCGCCCACAAAGGACCCCACCCCTGAAATAGCCCCACTCCTACAAGTCCCACCCCCTCTCTCTTACTGGTCCAACACTGCCCCTTGGGCCACGCCCCCACCAGAAGCCACGCCCCCTCAGTCTTTACTCAGTACTACACCACTCCATAGCATGGCCCCATCCTGAGGCTCCGCCCCAAGGCCCCGCCCACCACTGCCACACCCCTAAGGCTCCACCCAGAACACCACACCCCATGGCCCCACCCCTCCTGACCCTGCGCCCTCTCCcagcccccacccccaccccctttgGCCCCACCCCATGACCCCACCCCCTGTCGACCACACCCCGTTAAGCCCCGCCCCTTCCAGCCCCGCCCTCACGTTCTTGGTCCAGCGCTGCACCCCCTCGTAGCCGCGCGTCCGCAGTTTGTCGTAGAAAAAGCTGTTGAAGAAGTggacctgggggggggggggagggtggaCCCAGATGTCCGGGACCCCCCCGTGGGGGGGTGGGGccgtgggacccccccagggccccccatTGTGGGGGCGGGGCCGTGGGACCCCCCCTCACCTTGTCAGGCACCGCGTCCATCACCAGGTCCCCGTACATGTTCAtcacctggggggggggcaatGGAGGTGTcgggggggggctcagccccacctgccccccacctggggaccccccaacacccccaggggccccccaaaccccttggtgccccccccagcccccccaaaacTCTTATTCTCCCCAGTGTCCCCACATCGTCCCCATCCCGCAGCTGCACCCCCTCAGGGTCCCCCTGTggccccccaaaaccccctgcgcaccccccaaaaccctcatggggacccccccaaaccccttgGGCTCCCCCAAACCCCTCCTATTCCGCCCCCAGCATCCCCGCGTCATCTCATTCCAGCCCCCACAGCCTCCCAACAAtcccccccaggcccccccccaaaccaggacccccaaatccccctggggacccccacacCCTgatggggaccccccccaaagCCCCTCGGGGTTCCCCTggtgcccccccgccccccaaaacccctccTATTCCCCGCAGCGTCCTCACATTGTCCCCATCCAGCCCCTGTATCCCACTGCCATCCCCATCAGAGCCCCCCAAACCACCCTgggccccccgagccccccaaactcccccccggggacccccaaACGGCCCCCCCACCTGGTCGTTGAGCCAGTTGGGGCCGTAGAGGGTCTGCAGGTCGTCCATGGTCAGGACGTGGCGTTTGTAGCTGACGCGGAAGCCCCGGAGCAGCGCGTTCCCGGGGAGGCGCTGGTACGACTGCATCAGCTGCTGCACCGAGCCCCGCCTGCGCGGGGGCTTCAGAGGGGGACCCCCAAAAACCCCAGCACCCCCAATCCCCGCCCcagacccccaaacccccctgAGCCCCAGGACCGCCCCCCTCgggacccccaaacccccccgcAGCTCTGTAGCAGCTGCTgcacccagcccctctcctgcgtggggggggacccaggcgttCGGTGCCCACCCCCggggcaccccaaaacccccaggCCCCGCCCCAcatcccccccagccccacaggaCCCCCCTTGCTCCCATCCCCGACCCCCCCCATCAGCCCCACTCTCAGCTGCACAGGacacctggggggggggaacgcaggcgtgtcccccccccccccaagcccccccaaaaccccagggacccccccagggaccccccacaccccctccATCAGccccatccccctgccccagctgctgcacaAAACACTTCAGGGGGGGCCCAGGCCCCCAaccgtgtgtcccccccccccaaatggCCCCCCCCGCACCTTTGGGGGGTGCTGAATTCCTGCTGGAAAATGTCCTCCAGCTTCTCCACCACCTCGTCGGCGCTGACGGGGATGAGGCTGCCGTAGGCCTGCAGGAACTCGTCCAGGATGCCTGGGGAAAAGGGGGCGCGTTCACTCTGGTCCCTACTGACAGCCGCACCCCcaatttcccccccccccccccggcctccccccagccccagctcacTCTGGACGCAGGTGACGTGCTCCTCGCACAGGGGGCTGGCTtgggcccccccccggggggtgggggggtcgGGGCGGAGCCCCCCCTCGGCTCCCCCCGCCACGCTGCAGACGTTGCTGATGAGGATGGCGGCTTCGGCGCtgccgggggggctgggggggcccccCGTTCCGAAACCGTTGGGGAGGGGtcctggggtggagggggcaCAAAGGGGCTCAGAAAGACCCCAAAAATTGAGCCCTCCCCATGAAACAGGGGGATCATGTGTGCCCCCCCCagtccctgtgcccccccagAAGGGAGGGACCCCAGAAGGGTTTGAGGGGGCCCTGTGACCTTAACCCCCCCAATGTGCCCCCCCCCCACAGATTTGGGTGCCCCCCCGGTGCGAAACCCCCCTCCCGGGGGATACACGACCCCCCCCCGGGGAAACAGAGACCGGGACCCTCCCCAGTGTGCCCCCCCAATGCGACCCACCCCCCGTGAGACATGGGGGCCAGGATGCCACCCCCCCCAGATTTGgggtcccccctgccccccccactCACCTGCGTccccgccgagccccgggggggcccccAGGAGTGCCCCCACCCCGGGGTCCCCCCCAAGCTCCATCTCCCCGAAGGGGGGAGCGGCGAGAGGGGGGGGCGGCAGGCGGGGGGGCGGCAGCACCTCGGGGGGTGGCGGCGGCACCGGGGGCCCCCCCCGCTCCTCCTCATCGGGGGAGAGCGAGGGGGGGGGGTCTGCGGCGGGgcccccccctccgccgggCCCCCCGTTTCCAGGGGAAGGCCCAGGCCCCCCCCTTGGCGTAGAGCAGCATCCGCAGGGCCCGCAGCGCCCGCAGCCGGCGCCGGGGGGGGGcccgccggcgggggggggcgagggcggcgccccgggggggggccccACTTCGGGGGGGCCCagcgccggccccccccggggcccccttcttcctcttcctcctcctcctcctcgtccgACCCGGGCGGGGGGGCCCAGGTcgggggggggaggcggcgggcggcaccgggatggggggggggggggcggcgcgggcccCCCCCAAGGGGGGTCACGGCGGGGGGGTccctcccgcggcccccccggccccccccccccacagcTGACGGGCCGCCAGCGCCTCCTTCATGGCTCCGAGCGCCTGGGGGGGCACaaggggggccgggggggccccaGAGCCCCGtcaccccccgcaccccccgtCACCCCCTCCCAAGAGGCCCTgtccccgcccccgccccccgttttccccccaagcccccccgctgcccccccccaccccccgttatccccccccgggaccccgttgcagccccccaaccccccccgcGGTGCCGACCACCCCCTCGGAGCACCCATCGAGGGCCCCCCCGGTGCCGGTGGGAATGTGGGGGGGGTacggggggggtgtgggggggtccccgctcACCCCCGGGAGCGCGGCGGCCTCTCTCGGgctccctccgccgccgccaccgcctccCCGCAGCCGCCGGCGCCGCCCGATGGCGTCATCACCGTGCGCCGCGCCAGGAGGGGGCGGAGTCGCTTCCCGACGAAACCCCGCCCGCGCGCCAGccgaggccccgccccgcgcttTGCCGTCCGCGCGGTCGCCATGGAGACGGCGGGCACCGCCCACCCCTCGGGgtatggggcgggggggggagaatgGACCGCGCGGGATCATGGATACATCCCCCCCGGCGCGGGGTCTCATGGGATAcatcccccctccccggcgcTGCACGAACCACGTGACGCCCGGTTGGGGGCGGGGCTTTctgtggcggggggggggtgtcccccccggtcccccccggACTCTGTGGGTCCCACCCGAAACGGGGTGTCCCGGACGCCTCGGGCCCCTCCCCCAtggcccggggggcggcggggtcACCCCTCCCCCACACGGTCCCGGTgtcccctcccccccaccctttatgggggaccccccctcccccccccttGAGCTGCCACCCCCGATAGAGCAAagcccccacccccaccccgggacacccccccaccccccaccgAGGGACCCCGGCTACGGGGtaccccccgcccctcccccccccgggggggacCCGGGTAcggggtgcccccccccgcccctcccccaaCGTTGTGAGTGGGGGGGTCGAGTCATCGTTTCGCTTTTATTGGCGTTTTTTAGGCTccgggggggacccaggtgtccgggACACCCCTTTTGGGGGGGGCCCAGGTGttgggggggacccaggtgtccgggACCCCCCAttttggggggacccaggcgcCCACAGACACCTGGGACCCCCCGTTCCGGGGGACCCAGGCGCCCAGGCACCCCGTTTTTGGGGGGGACCCAGGACACCCCgtt
This window harbors:
- the SENP3 gene encoding LOW QUALITY PROTEIN: sentrin-specific protease 3 (The sequence of the model RefSeq protein was modified relative to this genomic sequence to represent the inferred CDS: inserted 1 base in 1 codon; deleted 2 bases in 2 codons) translates to MELGGDPGVGALLGAPPGLGGDAGPLPNGFGTGGPPSPPGSAEAAILISNVCSVAGGAEGGLRPDPPTPRGGAQASPLCEEHVTCVQSILDEFLQAYGSLIPVSADEVVEKLEDIFQQEFSTPQRRGSVQQLMQSYQRLPGNALLRGFRVSYKRHVLTMDDLQTLYGPNWLNDQVMNMYGDLVMDAVPDKVHFFNSFFYDKLRTRGYEGVQRWTKNVDIFXKELLLIPIHLEVHWSLVAVDVARRRITYFDSQRTLNRRCPKHICRYLQAEADKKERADFREGWRGAFKMNVARQNNDSDCGAFVLQYCKFLALGRPFSFTQQDMPQLRRLMYKELCHCKLSL